Sequence from the Candidatus Zixiibacteriota bacterium genome:
TTCGCTACGGCGAAAACCCGCATCAGCAGGCGGCTGTGTATGCTGCCAACGACAATGTCGGTCCGACTCTTCTGGAAGCCGAGGTGCTTTCCGGCAAGGAACTATCATACAACAACTATGGCGACCTCGATGCCGCTCTTGATCTGGTTCTGGATTTCTCTGAGCCGTTTGCCTGCGTGCTGAAACATGCCAACCCGTGCGGCGCGGCCGTCGGCGCCTCTATCGCCGAGGCTTATCAAGCCGCCTATGACAGCGATCCTTTGTCCGCCTTTGGATCGATCATCGGATTAAACCGTGAGGTCGATCTTGAATGTGCCAAGGTGCTGCACGAAACGCCGTTTGTCGAGTGCGTGCTGGCGCCGTCGTACTCAGACGATGCTCTCAAACTGCTTAAGAAGAAGAAGAATCGCCGATTGTTGGCACTGCCCACGATCGCTCAGGGGATGCCTGAGGATCATTCGGTCTACAAATACATCCGTGGCGGGCTTCTGGTGCAGGCTGGTGATGTTCTTGAGTCAGCCGCCGCTGATTTGAGAGTGGTCACCAAGCGGGCACCTACCGACGAGGAAATCAAGTCGCTCTTGTTTGCCTGGAGAGTAGTAAAGCATACCAAATCCAACGCTATAGTGCTGGCCAAAGGGAACGCCACAGTCGGTGTCGGCATGGGCCAGACCTCGCGCGTCGATTCCGGATTCATGGCCGTCAAACGGGCCGGGGACCGCGCCAAAGGTGCGGTGATGGCCTCTGACGCATTCTTCCCGATGCCCGACGGTGTGGAAGTTGCCACGGACGTTGGTGTCACGGCGATAATCCAGCCGGGTGGATCAAAAGGTGACGAGCAAGCCATCAAAGCGGCCGACAAAGCGGGCGCGGCGATGGTCTTCACCGGCGTGCGCCACTTCAAGCATTAACCGACAAAGCTCTGTCGTGTAAGCCCATCTTTGCAGGTGGGCTTTTTTTTGGCATTGATTAGAATGTAGACACAACTGTTTTCGGGTGGCACCGTCACAGCTGCTTTGGGGGTGACAGGCAAGCCTGTTTTTTGCGCTTCGCGCCTTCCATGTCATGCTGAGCGCAGTCGAAGCATGAATCCATGTTGCCGGCTCCCGTCCCAAACAAGGTTTGAGACGGCCACCCGCCGGCGAACGCAGGAACCGGAGGAACTTGCCATTGGGTGGCTTGGCCGGACCGGCCGGGCATAAAAAAACCGGGGACCGCGCTTGCTGGCGCGGTCCCCGGGGGAATAATCAAATCAATGTCTGACTATTGAATTTCGAAGAAGGCGTTGCTCGCATCGGAAATGGAGCCAGCCATCTCAGAGATTCTAATCATACAGGCCGCCGAAACTGTCTCGGCAGGATCGATATCCCAAGTCCAGGAGGCAGCGGCCGGATCGATATCCGTGGCCAAGGTTGTCCAATCGACGCCTGCGTTGGTCGAAAGCTCAATCCTCAGCAGGCCGACGGTCGCAGTAATCACATCCCAGGTGATGTCATAGCTGTTGCCGCGAGTCCAGACATCGCCCGGACCGTTAGGCACTCTGACGATGACACCGGCGATGGAGAAAGCGTCGCCCTGACCGACACCGGTCGGAGCTCCGGCCTTCTTGACACGCACCCAAGCCTCATCGGCCGGCGGAGCCGGTACAGGATTCCACAGCCATGAACCGGTATCCGGCACGTTGGAGGCCAGCGTGATCCAGTTCGGCTGGAAGCCTGAAGTATCG
This genomic interval carries:
- the purH gene encoding bifunctional phosphoribosylaminoimidazolecarboxamide formyltransferase/IMP cyclohydrolase; this translates as MSDKVKIKRAVISVSDKSGVEDLALKLEAMGVEILSTGGTMKRLKEAGVQVISVSTFTGAPEIMGGRVKTLHPKIYAGILCRRDNPGDMEQLSEQDYRPIDLVVVNLYPFQQTVARQDADDAEIIENIDIGGPSMIRASSKNYEAITVVVDPSDYGKLIEQMEANDSATDLEFRKSCAAKAFAQTAAYDSAIATYYKSGRGAEADKFPAQLTPSYSFTSQLRYGENPHQQAAVYAANDNVGPTLLEAEVLSGKELSYNNYGDLDAALDLVLDFSEPFACVLKHANPCGAAVGASIAEAYQAAYDSDPLSAFGSIIGLNREVDLECAKVLHETPFVECVLAPSYSDDALKLLKKKKNRRLLALPTIAQGMPEDHSVYKYIRGGLLVQAGDVLESAAADLRVVTKRAPTDEEIKSLLFAWRVVKHTKSNAIVLAKGNATVGVGMGQTSRVDSGFMAVKRAGDRAKGAVMASDAFFPMPDGVEVATDVGVTAIIQPGGSKGDEQAIKAADKAGAAMVFTGVRHFKH